The Girardinichthys multiradiatus isolate DD_20200921_A chromosome 11, DD_fGirMul_XY1, whole genome shotgun sequence DNA window ATGTTTTCCATGTTATGTAATCAAGCCCAAACCAATAACCACCCCTGTCGACAATGTCTTACATTCCAGTTCCTAATGAGCAGCGGATCGACATATAAAAACTGAACATAAAGGTAAAATTGATTAAAAATCTGACCTGATGGTCTGTCGTTCCGTCCCAGAGCTGCGCAGACAGCTGCCTTCCTCCGAACCAGCGGCCGTTGAATGAAAGAATACAGGCGTCGGCTTGCTCTGGCTCCTTGAATGCAACTGATGCAACaccgtctgggtgtctctgcaaGGCCAACATACAGAAACCACAGTTGTTCTTTTTCTTAATGACTGGATTAATCCAAAACTTAAAAAGCAGGATTAACTGAACTCACATCAAACAGGATGACTTTCTTGACTTCACCAAACTTCTCACACTCTGTCCGTAGATCCTCACGATACTCATTCAGCACCAGCGGGTCTTCCTGAAACAGACAAACCCAGACAGGTTTACAACAAAATGAATGTATGTACAGGGGAACATATATACAGGGGCTggccaatgaaactgaaacacctgtcattttagtgtgggaggtttcatggctaaattggaccagcctggtagccagtcttcattgattgcacattgcaccagtaagagcagagtgtgaaggttcaattagcagggtaagagcacagttttactcaaaatattgaaatgcacacaacattatgggtgacataccagagttcaaaagaggacaaattgttggtgcacgtcttgctggcgcatctgtgaccaagacagcaagtctttgtgatgtattaagagccacggtatccagggtaatgtcagcataccaccaagaaggacgaaccacatccaacaggattaactgtggacgcaagaggaagctgtctgaaagggacgttcgggtgctaacctggattgtatccaaaaaacataaaaccacggctgcccaaatcacggcagaattaaatgtgcacctcaactctcctgtttccaccagaactgtctgtcaggagctccacagggtcgatatacacggccgggctgctatagccaaacctttggtcactcattccaatgccaaacgtcggtttcaatggtgcaaggagcgcaaatcttgggctgtggacaatgtgaaacatgtattgttctctgatgagtccacctttactgttttccccacatccgggagagttacggtgtggagaagccccaaagaagcgtaccacccagactgttgcatgcccagagtgaagcatgggggtggatcagtgatggtttgggctgccatatcatggcattcccttggcccaatacttgtgctagatgggtgcgtcactgccaaggactaccaaaccattcttgaggaccatgtgcatccaatggttcaaacattgtatcctgaaggcggtgccgtgtatcaggatgacaatgcaccaatacacacagcaagactggtgaaagattggtttgatgaacatgaaagtgaagttgaacatctcccatggcctgcacagtcaccagatctgaatattattgagccactttggggtgttttggaggagcgagtcaggaaacgttttcctccaccagtatcacgtagtgacctggccagtatcctgcaagaagaatggcttaaaatccctctgaccactgtgcaggacttttatatgtcattcccaagaagaattgatgctgtatcggccgcaaaaagaggccctacaccatactaataaattattgtggtctaaaaccaggtgtttcagtttcattgtccaacccctgtacctgtgtgtgtgtaggtgtttTTTTCTGCACCTCAAAGTCGCTGGGATGGAACATGTTCCTGATGATGACAACTTTTTCATGCCTCTTCCTAAGTTCTCCTTGTTTCTCGGGCCTCCAGTCCAGCTGTCTACGTGAATGAAACAAAAGAAGCAAACAAGAACTGAAGTCATTTGTGTCAACTGCAGCTCTTTCTCTGTATGCGTCACCTCAACGAGGATGTTGCCAGAACTCAATATTAAAGAAAGAGGGGAATTATTTGTGAAACGCATCAACCTTTTTTAAAAGATCTTAGTTCAAAGGAACAAATTTTGGCTTAAATACGATTCCTAGACAGTCTTTCACAAAAGATTGATCCAGGGAAAAAAGGTTTGATGGCTTTATAAATCTCAGAATTTTCCAGAGCAACATTTCTATATTATTAATCGATTTAAAGCATGTGGGGCATAAGTATAAACCATGTTAGCTAAAAAGTATCATATAGTAGCTTTATTATCTGTATGCTCCACAACTGATGATGcttatttcactttatttttggGGCATGTAAACTAAGATCAATTCCATTTCAAAATCTGATGCTTAGATTTCCTAAAAATCAGATTGCGAACCTtgatatgtttatgtttataaaaatttatttttaatctgttcCTAGGTTTTTTGGTCATCTGAATCACCTTTTATCAAGCTTCTCCACTTTTAGAATCAGGATTTAAGTTAGACTAAAAAgtcaaaaatgattttaactttttaatgatTGTAAAGTAAAACGTTAAAGTCAAGCTGAAATGTCCCAAATCACAGATAGAAAATATGGAGTGAGTAATATTATAtggaaaatcaaacatttttctagacttaatttttctctttctcaTACGTAACCAGACCTGGAAAACAGTGAAAGCAACTTCCAGACATTTCCACACTGCTTCAGAAACCCGTAAAACGCAGGTTCGAGTTTTATTTTGCTACTTGgtgtcttttgtgtttttaaaaccaGACAAAACAAGCAGTGAAACTTTACTCACAGCCAAAAATATCAGCAACGTCTTCTCTGCTTAATATTACCTATAAAAATTGTTTATTGCGCCTGGATTTAACAGAGAATGATTACATTAAATGTGCACAGATATGAAACATTACATGAGCCCTTTGCTATGACATACTAAATAAATCCCTGTCACTCTATCATTTTAAATTTCAAGggttgaaaatgttaaaatactaaactGAACTGACACAGGCCCCCTGCACACACAGTCTCAAGGCAAGACGTTTAATAAAGAGGGAGATAGAATTTACTTCTGTTGCTGGTGTAGCTTCTTCTTGTAATCcttgcttttcttcttcttcttggtgGCATCATACTGGCCCTTAAGCTCAAAGCGAGCTGCTTCCACGTGCAGTTTATACCCTCGGACCTCAGACTCGTCAATCAGACGTGCAGCCAGCGCCACGGACTCTTTCTGCAGAAAGCGAGTGAcggaaaaggtggattttaaaGGATCAACCCAAGGCTTATACACTTCTCTTTTCTGTAAAGccttaaaacttttatttaccAACAAACCCGAAACAATGAGTTTTATCCTAATATAATTTCTAATGGATGTGTGTCAGcctgttttagtttttctgcTACTTTGTGTGTATAATAACACAGTTAAAGAACTTCTCTGAGAGTGGAGATTAATAAAACACCACAATGAAATAAGTTGTACTGAAGAATAAGCtttatataacaaaaacaaGCGCAGACAGAGATATGTAGACCCTGTAGAGTCATCCTAATTCAAGCAGAAAGACAGACTGACCTTCAGATAGCAGCAGAGGCCATCTCCTTTCAGGTTACCATCTTTGTCCTTGTAGAGTTTCACCTTGTAGTCTTCAGTGATGGGGTCCCGCATCACGATGCCGCACTTGGACATCAGCTCAACAAACTCATCAGGGCTGATATCAGGAGGCAGAcctgaggaggaagaagaaaaggAGGAAGGTTAGAGCAAGAAAGTGAGACAGAGTAAATAGAGTTAGAGGGTACCAACCTGATACATAGacgtttgtgtttttgtcctcTTCAATATCAAACCATCctacaataaaaaggaaagaaaagacaatttatattaaaagCGGCAATTTTGACcagtagaaaaacaaaataactaatTATGTCCCAACAGTTTTGTCTCATTATCAGCTGGAAAAGTCAGTAGGCTATACCTGGCTCGGCTTTCCTTTTATCCCCTTTCTGCTTGGCTTCTTTAACGGGGCTCTCTTGGTTCTCTGGAGCAGGATCTGGAACAGGATTGGCTGATTTCTCCGTTTCTGGTGGCTTGCTGTTCGGTTCAGGAGCTGCAGGTTCCGAACTGCTCTGTGCTGCATCGTTTCCACCCGGATCTCCTTCCTGAGTGAAGCCATAGTTCGCCTGGTAGGCTGCGATGAAGTCCTCTGTTATCTAGAGAAACAAGGCAGGCCGGCTtaacattaacaaaaaaaatcagaacaCCTCATAAGTTCTGACTGATCATATGAGCTTTGAATGCTTTTAGATGTTCAATCTCTTGTCTTTGTTCCATTTCGTATAGATCAAAATATGAGGGATTGCAAtagaagaaaaatctaaatgcaTGTTTTATGACAACTTGTCActgttttttccttctttacTCGATTTCCATTTTAAGTTCAGTCTAAACTCCACACCTTTCGATGCCATGACGAGACTAGGCATACGGGTTGGTATGAGATTCCTATGCTAATACAACACTGAGTAAAATACCAGTTTTACGACGTCACAATGTCTACAAACAAAATTATATACCATAATTTCTTTAAGTCAAAACTGAAAAGCATAAATTGTTCCAGCTATTACCATTTACCTTATAGTACGCTACTAGCGATCAGTTAAGCAGCTTACTGCCGTCTCACCCGAGCAAAAAGCCCAACTAATTATCCACCTAACATCAGCTTCTTATACTTACAGTGCTACTCTATAAGTACCGTAGTGGCAGAAAAGCATATCTTCCACAATAAACACCTGAAAATGAATACTAAAGAAGTTTAGTCTACgcctcaaaattaaaataatgtccTATGCAACAATCATAACAGCAATAATCAATATATTATTCTAGCAgaaataggattttttttttctgttttaaataaacactaTTAGATCATGTCATTCATTATTATAGTTTAAACttcttgtatatatatatatgctcaTCTCAAGTAAGTCAAATGGCTTGAATCTCATGCCGATTTAGGTCATAATGTGTAAAACTTTTGAGGAGGAGACTGAGACGGGCTAGCACACTATACTGTAAAATCCAACAAAAAAGGGCAATAAGTATGACTTCAAAATCACAATCCAATGACGAAGCACTGAAATGAAGAGTAATAAACATAATGTTTAAGTGTCAACATAATATGTAGGCAAAGAAGAAATGAGAGTTGATGACAGGTCATACTTTAGGAAACCAGGCTTTTTTCTCATGGTCCCAGTCATACACAGTCCCATCCACCGGATCAGTGTAGGTGTATGGATCTGAGCCATCTTCACTTCTCTGTCCATAGAGTTCCTGCATTCGCAGCTGCTCCAGAAACTCCTTGTTGGCATCTGATTCCCCACTCATCTGAAACAAAAGGGAAATGCTTGATTAAACTGGTCAGCCTGCATCTCCCTGTGTAGTACAGTACATATAAATTGTGAACGCTAGGAACagatcaaaaataataaaagtaagCAAAACTTTCCTGGTGGGGGCGTTGTTTTAGAAtgacatttatatttaattggATAAGAGAATAATGTGAGGTTGTAGCCTCTCCACACCATATCACTAGCCTTGCCAGTTCAGCAAAACATTCATAAACTAACAGTGAAGATATGCAAGTTATTAATGACTACTGAAGACTGAGCAAAATCAAATGAaggttttatataaataaatgcataataTACCAAGCTATCCCTTACCATATGGTGATTATAAATTGCTTGACATTGGGATTATTTACCTATTTATGTTTAATGAACTACGATCAACAAGAATAAAACGGATCATGTTAGCCGACTAAGCTAACGttacctttaaaaacaaatggtcGAAGCCCTCCTCCCCCGTTCGTTGGCAAAAAGAAGATAATAAACCCCTCCAATAAGACCTAGTCACTGATACAAATCAAATGTGGTGCTGCTGTTAGGATAAGACTGTATGTTGTGTATTTTAATGCCGAACAAACGGTATTTTTACTCGCCGCTTGCGTTTGTACTCATTGCGCGACGACGCTTGAATGAAACGTTTCCGAGGTCAGATTTTAAATGCGcatgtgccaaaaaaaaaaaaaaaattattaggcGTTCGATTTCTATTCTTGTTTCTGCCTGTTGTTCCAAACTGGTTTCAAAAACGTGCAGCGACTCCACCCGCGGCTCATCGAGAGAAAGGAATCGAGCGCACATTTTCCTGAGCACTAAGCGGTGACAGCTCAGCTAGCCTGCTAACAGGTAAATAAAATAGGGTTAGTAATGGCGGAGAACAGCGGTAGCATTAACGTTAATGCGGCCAACCTTCCTCCAGGAGATCCGCAGCTCATCGCTATGATTGTGGAGCATCTGAAGAACCGGGGGCTTTTTGATGAATTTCGTCGGGACTGTTTAGCCGATGTCGACACGAAGGTAGCCAGCTTTTTGCTTGAAACAGCTTCTTTATTATAACTTTAGCGAGTGAAAAACACGAACATAATTTGAAAATAGTCTTGTTTGCTCTTCTGAACTGACCCAGTTGTGTTGTTTTCGTTTCCAGCCCGCATATCAGAACCTGCGGCAAAAAGTTGACAACTTTGTGTCGTCGCACCTGAGCACGCAGGACTGGAATCCATCCATCAACAAGAACCAGATGAGGAACGGACTCAGACAAAGCGTTGTTCAGTGAGTTATACAGAAAACCCTCGTATCATCAGCCATCTGCAAATACGAACACTTCCCTGCAGATTACTGTCTCTGTATTACTTTCCTTACTTGGTAGGGAGCACAGATCTGCTGTAGAGCATTGGAAGTTCATGTGTTTCTCGTTATGCTATTAATTCATCAGccttaataataaaatgtttatattgaaATAGAgtgatagaccaaaacagaCCAAATTGACAGAGCTGACTGTGCATCACTGGTAAACTACTCGTAAGGTAAAATGGTCCAGGTTATAGGACAGATATATATCTGACGAACAAGAATTACAGCACactcttttaaaaaaactatAATTATAGCTCACTTgcatatttctatttttccaCCTGTAAATATAGAAATGAGTATCACACTATCTCGAGTTTTACTCAAGCTAAATAACCGTGACTGACTAAATTAATTGAGAGGAAAATGAGGTATTTTGCCTTAATGTGTTCTTTTTTAGTACATCAtttgttataattttttttcaatggTACAGGAGACCTAAAAAGCCCATCTGTGACAGAAGATTATCAATTAATGTTAGGAGCAGAGGCGATGTCAAACTGTGTTAGAGAGGGAGCGGTCGCTTTTACACAGCTCTGGATTTAAACAGGACTTcacaaatacactgctcaaaaacataaagggaacactcaaataacacatccttgatctgaatgaatgaaatattctcattgaatactttgttctgtacaaagttgaatgtgctgacaacaaaatcacacaaaagtcatcaatggaaatcacatttattaaccaatggaggcctggatttggagtcacacacaaaattaaagtggaaaaacacactacaggctgatccaactttgatgtaatgtccttaaaacaagtcaaaatgaggctcagtattgtgtgtggcctccacgtgtctgtatgacctccctacaacacctgggctcctgatgagatggcgaatggtctcctgagggatctcctcacagacctggactaaagcatccgccaactcctggacagtgtgtggtgcaacgtgacgttggtggatggagcgagacatgatgtcccagatgtgctcaatcagattcaggtctggggaacgggcggaccagtccatagcttcaatgtcttcatcttgcaggaactgctgacacactccagccacatgaggtctagcattgtcctgcattaggaggaacccagggccaaccgcaccaacatatggtctcacaagggatctgaggatctcatcttggtacctaatggcagtcaggctacctctggtgagcacatggagggccgtgcggccctccaaagaaatgccaccccacaccattacagacccactgccaaaccggtcatccTGAAGGATGTTCAGgtagcagatcgctctccacagtgtttctagactctgtcacgtctgtcacatgtgctcagtgtgaacctgctttcatctgtgaagagcacagggcaccagtgatgaatttgccaatcctggtgttctctggcaaatgccaagcgtcctgcacggtgttgggctgtgagcacaacccccatttgtggacgtcgggccctcataccatcctcatggagtcggtttctaacagtttgtgcagacacatgcacatttgtggcctgttgGAAGTcatcttgcagggctctggcagtgctcctcctgttcctccttgcacaaaggcggaggtagcggtcctgctgctgggttgttgccctcctacggcctcctccacgtctcctggtgtactggcctgtctcctggcagcacctccaggctctggaaactacgctgacagacacagcaaaccttcttgccacagctcgcattgatgtgccatcctggatgagcttcactacttgagccacttgtgtgggttgtagagtccgtctcatgctaccacgagtgtgaaagcaccaccaacattcaaaagtgaccaaaacatcatccagaaagcatagggactgagaagtggtctgtggtccccacctgcagaaccactcctttattgagtgtgtcttgctaatcaccaaagatttccccctgttgtctattgcatttacacaacagcatgtgaaattgattgtcaatcagt harbors:
- the htatsf1 gene encoding HIV Tat-specific factor 1; the protein is MSGESDANKEFLEQLRMQELYGQRSEDGSDPYTYTDPVDGTVYDWDHEKKAWFPKITEDFIAAYQANYGFTQEGDPGGNDAAQSSSEPAAPEPNSKPPETEKSANPVPDPAPENQESPVKEAKQKGDKRKAEPGWFDIEEDKNTNVYVSGLPPDISPDEFVELMSKCGIVMRDPITEDYKVKLYKDKDGNLKGDGLCCYLKKESVALAARLIDESEVRGYKLHVEAARFELKGQYDATKKKKKSKDYKKKLHQQQKQLDWRPEKQGELRKRHEKVVIIRNMFHPSDFEEDPLVLNEYREDLRTECEKFGEVKKVILFDRHPDGVASVAFKEPEQADACILSFNGRWFGGRQLSAQLWDGTTDHQVEETSREREERLKGWSAFLDGTDKEQQKNCGSEPAESSTEPSESTSTTEPQKTEPQLSEQPEEQVDSTDSSLAGSDNDEA